A stretch of the Capsicum annuum cultivar UCD-10X-F1 chromosome 8, UCD10Xv1.1, whole genome shotgun sequence genome encodes the following:
- the LOC107846603 gene encoding tropinone reductase-like 1 isoform X2, producing the protein MEEISCVSAPKKRLEGKVAIITGGASGIGATTVRIFIENGAKVVVADIQDQQGEEIAAKLGKNAHYVHCDVSKEDDVKDLIDATISKFGHLDVMYNNAGVYDVTIKSVLDTELADLERKISVNLIGSFLGAKYAAKAMINNKKGCILFTTSCCTKVAGIASHTYVASKYAIVG; encoded by the exons ATGGAGGAGATTTCATGTGTATCTGCTCcaaagaaaag GTTGGAGGGAAAGGTAGCTATTATCACGGGCGGTGCAAGTGGTATCGGAGCGACAACGGTCCGAATCTTCATCGAGAACGGCGCAAAAGTCGTCGTCGCAGATATTCAGGATCAACAGGGCGAAGAAATAGCAGCCAAGCTAGGCAAAAACGCCCACTACGTTCACTGCGACGTGTCAAAAGAAGACGACGTGAAAGACCTGATCGACGCTACGATTTCGAAATTCGGTCATCTCGACGTAATGTACAACAACGCCGGCGTCTACGACGTGACGATAAAAAGCGTACTCGACACGGAACTCGCCGATTTAGAGCGTAAAATCTCAGTAAACCTAATCGGATCTTTTTTGGGCGCGAAATACGCTGCAAAAGctatgataaataataaaaaagggtGCATTTTATTCACAACAAGTTGTTGTACTAAGGTGGCTGGAATTGCATCACAtacatatgttgcatcaaaatatGCAATAGTTG GTTAG
- the LOC107846603 gene encoding tropinone reductase-like 1 isoform X3 yields MEEISCVSAPKKRLEGKVAIITGGASGIGATTVRIFIENGAKVVVADIQDQQGEEIAAKLGKNAHYVHCDVSKEDDVKDLIDATISKFGHLDVMYNNAGVYDVTIKSVLDTELADLER; encoded by the exons ATGGAGGAGATTTCATGTGTATCTGCTCcaaagaaaag GTTGGAGGGAAAGGTAGCTATTATCACGGGCGGTGCAAGTGGTATCGGAGCGACAACGGTCCGAATCTTCATCGAGAACGGCGCAAAAGTCGTCGTCGCAGATATTCAGGATCAACAGGGCGAAGAAATAGCAGCCAAGCTAGGCAAAAACGCCCACTACGTTCACTGCGACGTGTCAAAAGAAGACGACGTGAAAGACCTGATCGACGCTACGATTTCGAAATTCGGTCATCTCGACGTAATGTACAACAACGCCGGCGTCTACGACGTGACGATAAAAAGCGTACTCGACACGGAACTCGCCGATTTAGAGC GTTAG
- the LOC107846603 gene encoding tropinone reductase-like 1 isoform X1, producing the protein MEEISCVSAPKKRLEGKVAIITGGASGIGATTVRIFIENGAKVVVADIQDQQGEEIAAKLGKNAHYVHCDVSKEDDVKDLIDATISKFGHLDVMYNNAGVYDVTIKSVLDTELADLERKISVNLIGSFLGAKYAAKAMINNKKGCILFTTSCCTKVAGIASHTYVASKYAIVGMCKNLAVELGLHGIRVNCISPFAILPSNNIINNEIKSRFELIISNIGNLKGINHNKEDVANAAVFLASDEGKYLSGHNLVIDGGFSVVNPSFLKITGQYT; encoded by the exons ATGGAGGAGATTTCATGTGTATCTGCTCcaaagaaaag GTTGGAGGGAAAGGTAGCTATTATCACGGGCGGTGCAAGTGGTATCGGAGCGACAACGGTCCGAATCTTCATCGAGAACGGCGCAAAAGTCGTCGTCGCAGATATTCAGGATCAACAGGGCGAAGAAATAGCAGCCAAGCTAGGCAAAAACGCCCACTACGTTCACTGCGACGTGTCAAAAGAAGACGACGTGAAAGACCTGATCGACGCTACGATTTCGAAATTCGGTCATCTCGACGTAATGTACAACAACGCCGGCGTCTACGACGTGACGATAAAAAGCGTACTCGACACGGAACTCGCCGATTTAGAGCGTAAAATCTCAGTAAACCTAATCGGATCTTTTTTGGGCGCGAAATACGCTGCAAAAGctatgataaataataaaaaagggtGCATTTTATTCACAACAAGTTGTTGTACTAAGGTGGCTGGAATTGCATCACAtacatatgttgcatcaaaatatGCAATAGTTGGTATGTGCAAAAATTTGGCTGTTGAATTAGGGTTACATGGAATTAGGGTAAATTGCATTTCACCATTTGCAATATTACcaagtaataatataattaataatgaaattaaatCAAGATTTGAATTAATTATAAGTAATATTGGGAATTTAAAAGGGATTAATCATAACAAAGAAGATGTTGCTAATGCTGCTGTTTTTCTTGCTAGTGATGAAGGGAAGTACTTAAGTGGTCATAATCTTGTAATTGATGGAGGGTTTAGTGTTGTTAACCCTAGTTTTCTCAAAATTACTGGACAATATACCTAA
- the LOC107846612 gene encoding short chain aldehyde dehydrogenase 1, producing MASISSIAKRLEGKVAIITGGASGIGEATTRLFIEHGAKVVIADVQDDLGQSIVKEIGENSDVCYVHCDVSVEKDVENAVNVAVSRYGKLDIMFSNAGVSEELDSTILKSDYENFKKVFDVNVFGALMCSKHAARVMIPAKKGVIIFTSSVASVTCGGTVHTYLASKHAIVGLAKNLGVELGQHGIRVNCVSPFGVPTPMLMKGLGINEKKKVEEFVCQIANLKGTISHVEDVAQTTLYLASDESKYISGMNIIIDGGFSTTNVALKQGIETLRY from the exons ATGGCCTCCATCTCCTCCATTGCTAAAAG GCTAGAGGGCAAAGTCGCGATCATAACAGGTGGCGCTAGCGGAATTGGTGAAGCAACGACGAGACTTTTCATCGAACATGGCGCGAAAGTAGTGATTGCAGACGTTCAAGACGATCTTGGCCAATCCATCGTTAAAGAAATAGGCGAAAATAGTGATGTCTGCTACGTGCATTGCGATGTTAGTGTGGAAAAAGATGTCGAAAATGCAGTGAACGTCGCAGTTTCCAGGTACGGCAAGCTCGACATCATGTTCAGCAACGCTGGAGTCTCAGAGGAACTTGATTCCACCATCCTGAAATCCGACTACGAAAATTTCAAAAAGGTATTCGACGTGAACGTCTTCGGTGCATTAATGTGCTCCAAACACGCTGCACGTGTGATGATTCCGGCTAAAAAAGGTGTCATTATTTTCACCTCGAGTGTCGCGTCGGTCACGTGTGGTGGGACCGTGCACACGTATTTGGCATCGAAGCACGCGATAGTGGGCCTAGCCAAGAATTTGGGGGTTGAATTAGGACAACATGGAATTAGAGTGAATTGTGTTTCACCATTTGGTGTTCCAACACCAATGTTGATGAAGGGTCTTGGAATTAACGAGAAAAAAAAGGTTGAAGAATTTGTATGTCAAATTGCAAATCTTAAAGGGACAATATCACACGTTGAGGATGTTGCCCAAACAACATTGTACCTTGCTAGTGATGAATCAAAGTATATAAGTGGAATGAATATTATAATTGATGGTGGATTTAGTACTACCAATGTTGCTCTCAAGCAAGGTATCGAGACGTTGCGTTATTAA
- the LOC107857245 gene encoding short chain aldehyde dehydrogenase 1: MASNSSSISTSAKRLDGKVAVITGGASGIGATTAKLFVKNGAKVVILDVQDDLGRSLCNEIGSEQISYVHCDVTNETQVENAIDFAVSKHGKIDIMYNNAGIIGNMAPGITTTDYENLKKVFDINVFGAFLGAKHAARVMIPAKKGVILFTASVAGVVAGMSPHTYAASKHAVIGLSNNLCVELGQYGIRVNCITPHVVDTPLLTKFVGEIDKNKVDEAIMKSSNLKIEKLEANDVANAAVYLASDEAKYISGLNLMIDGGYSKTNPLCPMYISEILSGFN, from the exons atggCTAGTAATAGCAGTTCAATCTCTACATCAGCCAAAAG GCTAGATGGTAAAGTAGCAGTTATTACTGGAGGTGCAAGTGGAATAGGTGCTACAACTGCaaaattatttgtcaaaaatgGTGCTAAAGTTGTAATACTTGATGTTCAAGATGATCTTGGCCGTTCACTTTGCAATGAAATTGGGTCAGAACAAATCTCGTACGTCCATTGTGATGTTACCAATGAAACACAAGTTGAAAATGCCATAGATTTTGCAGTATCAAAGCATGGGAAAATTGACATAATGTACAATAATGCAG GCATAATCGGAAACATGGCTCCAGGTATCACCACAACGGATTACGAGAACTTAAAAAAAGTATTCGACATCAACGTGTTTGGCGCCTTTCTGGGCGCCAAACACGCTGCACGCGTGATGATCCCGGCTAAGAAAGGTGTCATTCTGTTCACGGCGAGCGTGGCGGGCGTAGTAGCCGGGATGTCACCGCACACCTACGCTGCGTCCAAGCACGCGGTTATCGGTCTATCGAACAATTTATGTGTTGAATTAGGGCAATATGGTATAAGAGTAAATTGTATCACACCACATGTTGTTGATACACCATTGTTAACAAAATTTGTTGgtgaaattgataaaaataaagttgatgaagcaattatgaaatcatcaaatttaaaaatagaaaaattagaagCAAATGATGTTGCTAATGCTGCTGTTTATTTAGCAAGTGATGAAGCTAAGTATATTAGTGGATTAAATTTAATGATTGATGGAGGTTATAGTAAAACTAATCCACTTTGTCCTATGTATATTAGTGAGATACTTAGTGGATTTAATTAA